The Fusarium poae strain DAOMC 252244 chromosome 2, whole genome shotgun sequence nucleotide sequence CATACCCTGGAAAGCCCGACACACAATCCTAAAAAGGGTCAGCTTGAGAGAAGAGCACAGAGAAAGATACATACAAGGCTGTCATACTTGTAGCTGATCCACAGCCCTGAGAGAAACCAACAAAAATGACCCACGATGCCACGAGCATGTTTCGCCGGCCATATATGTCACTCAGCTTGGACACACAAACGGCAAATCCTGTTGCATCTTGTCAGATATTGTCCTCTAGCCCGTGATTTTGGGGAAACGTGCCCATATACGTCAGAAGATATGCTAGAACAATCCATGGGGCGTTGGTGAAGTCGTTTAGGTCGTGCGAGATAGTGACTAGTGATGTTGAAACGATCGAGGTGTCAAGGCTCGAGAAGAGAAGTCCCATAAGTAAACTAGAGCTTTCTATTAGCAACTCCTCTTGAGAGATCGCCAGCCACTTACGATATGACAAGAGCCACTCGCCGAGGCCCAGTGACTGAGTGCTTTCGTAGGCCGATAACAGTTGCTGTTATCGGCGCGGCTTCTTCTGCCATGCTC carries:
- a CDS encoding hypothetical protein (TransMembrane:2 (i50-75o87-103i)), yielding MSNGYRMSLSYPNPSLGQMAAMESMAEEAAPITATVIGLRKHSVTGPRRVALVISLLMGLLFSSLDTSIVSTSLVTISHDLNDFTNAPWIVLAYLLTYMGTFPQNHGLEDNI